In the genome of Mytilus edulis chromosome 3, xbMytEdul2.2, whole genome shotgun sequence, one region contains:
- the LOC139517485 gene encoding protein split ends-like isoform X11 encodes METPFCKRFAKNHWIAGFIESSSLKHDGPEHYGTMKAKRGKYRLSPNEEAQLVKDETERRRKQRIIQVREQSKQNAEKIRQAVKLERDRQVTKLAVELQNQLEQEKDEKVRKLEVQYENSLKSIGQGHKEAGEQYDRTEERELLQQEDNRRADARGSAAMDKLKRERMFRQFEETKQIKARQAALDEERKRAAMIASLPPPDPDPLLDINIPTKKPVKMTDVDNFTTTHYHILEQYSIDKANPITQGDARAAAEEEERRIRERSQELVRLSNDRMARARVRHNNALEKEILSHDYDKMMMDLSDLQRADRERRLHVVANIPKQVFEPPHKRVEDREDHQRNLETAFEDMYMAQTDYVGDLSLALDPHPPPETPSATESLEVSMMTEGTPVQEPTLPRIPPVLKDMTNIPRTQGEKSPVKKPEKVLKKLMDKIKSQRDEWISKSNVDLDIPDDTTIKVQEPGRNEFTTSRHVPGTQTDEVPTKLSAPEGTADISVDSVLEQQKELDPILNLMAYGTNMINQKRVLEEKLKALEGEHAAYKQTAQSRLSHNEGYPPIHTQLMNGHAVPREQMSSGYSWSVPQSMHQPPLSTGSITAKPYLTTAGASQPQIQKQYMPVPQVQQQYMPVQHTDRIGMTVSEQPYPLPVTLLPREPVVASLPKQYIPLSHRQQGDMPQLSTVNVSSRMQPPTYTSALSQIQTQHEAGSYGVRQPAVQSQQQYVPPSVAPVSVFSRESVHHHPSLSMSSLSGSSGDYYPQTFPTPSLPIPSTVGLIPVTSYAAQQDQTKKIKDYQQYLLQRHEQSKKVLADTRAEIEKRRQELLHRFPQLAGQSPETNKGDEQLPVVDSRANIPPPPPSEVIQTNTQTTELSPSKTAISSLVTQLASDPYYAQRLGLEKEKNSKAEVSQTNNKYRDVRKSLPFDESLQESPYTQVHDSGGKFRQTEFDSTMESDDRRDLDDTVMSSSTDRGSPKLPMNGRRSAQSTESDMDTSGQSTGKDQNEIYDNRQQELKKQLEEIQKQKEAILQRHDMAHLRLHAEQERLKYQMAEEEKRLTPDITSEDSTTEVDTDEERRGEILTTKHLRGPPQKQKLNLLGEHRPHELSTIQEVDTPRSAQRSLESGKPSLSSSGSSLSRRSLDSYQMSTGTIPEEKEPQEQFVTPTYRRTAGETGYQTQQIEQILERAREFDPSVVERLKQQTNDIFANIATPPQKGGTPGSNLSLSMGSLTPDSLSTGPISDSNVSTQYNSPSDAPAFKIVNQKGKDNSRSDSSYRSGMSWADELSSYSGQYHSMKMDDSSKTSADSRLEPSSRVLNSSSQEKLNLQAMDDKRPSKSQADRKYDVFHMKLEHPSIEKPGSQFIFKHADESISSDSTSRLNIQELSEITPLERSNKQGELSQYPLLDKSGQMEQSSSDDRSRGYTSSSAVNESSARESPLGGAEDNVEDSKLLRTGESLASTATSASSYMDLDAVSGINRPFDFIGQFKLTGRDQSVPNSSDDLIDLDSSKYTEKGGFTSTPYTTDDKISSQLLSEPSQYDLTPGDIQVRSGAIPQQSFGLSSNQTPAFVSRRGDFGSDFSDQGSGEKKVGATLSQYSLKSETPGVTLIGKELSQYTIGSENVSPLSQYSIETTENISPDPAIKSLSQYSLEPSASHDIKDDSSLSQHSLDPSRQISGFGLSKGDKSMTQYSYSTDLTAETTQSSGRDHVDGHLSQYSLQTNEKSLTHGQLSDSDLMHTSKMPSTDNLSLSQHALDSTNDDNDSIVEKKFANLDNLIRESRDLIAKHKKLITKNKDWEEQSTESTPERKNENQNSNNNNLIEMMGLRLEPQVISTKLDTSESSFNVTDDVSPMMITASSADMTQDHFKTADSLSMDNSVGHKYGDSALSRLSQLDTTAGISDEPDLTLVTESSEVSINQEGQLTHRSECSNNDDSVWSFEQHEQSARSSPDITENDFPDLGEEEDHSGLAGQTLQESFDRRQQSMSSVKRDAGEDVVFRAVPVVVSPTLSFSMKLNSDIKPKAPLTWASELKGEQELPVLAAGAKPSFKLADPKHVTKKDSDNKKFEKPVTAVSKSKSAGNLNRALQPRSAGSIPSISTSSSDEKSLGHSKSAGIISLGDFLKRQLSNEDDNTAKSESFSQKNNSALVTTKNKPGPSINTKPASVSKPSPSFYGKAKESSKGSSYSIGKKAETGTSSSGKPGIYGKSQGGKPAGNSHMSKTLSSWKKSRAVKSSGPPPPPKQSSHFPNGVTEFPKPSSRSEEDEAYERRMRAYNPRLFRLQNRLGIEEPEETPSEEKKKSPKSRETTEEKQKRAAASRDKVKEFQKVSE; translated from the exons ATGGAGACACCGTTTTGTAAAAGGTTTGCCAAAAATCACTGGATTGCAGGATTTATTGAATCAAGCAGCTTAAAACATGATGGACCAGAGCATT ATGGTACTATGAAGGCTAAAAGAGGAAAGTATAGATTGAGTCCAAATGAAGAGGCACAGCTAGTTAAAGATGAAACAGAGCGAAGACGTAAACAGAGAATTATACAA gTAAGAGAACAGTCCAAGCAAAATGCTGAAAAGATTAGACAAGCAGTAAAACTAGAAAGAGACAGACAAGTTACTAAATTGGCAGTAGAATTACAG AATCAGTTGGAACAAGAGAAAGATGAAAAAGTTAGGAAGTTGGAGGTTCAGtatgaaaattcattgaaaagcaTAGGTCAAGGTCATAAAGAGGCAGGTGAACAA TATGACAGAACTGAAGAAAGGGAGCTTCTGCAGCAAGAAGATAACAGAAGAGCAGATGCAAGGGGATCAGCAGCCATGGACAAACTCAAACGGGAAAGAATGTTTCGCCAGTTTGAAgagacaaaacaaataaaagctAG ACAAGCTGCTTTAGATGAAGAGAGAAAAAGAGCTGCTATGATTGCTTCATTGCCACCACCAGATCCTGATCCACTTCTAGATATCAACATACCAACAA AAAAACCAGTAAAGATGACTGATGTAGATAATTTTACCACAACACATTACCATATTTTAGAACAATATTCTATTGATAAGGCTAATCCTATTACACAG ggAGATGCTCGAGCAGCAGCTGAGGAAGAAGAGAGAAGAATTAGGGAGAGATCTCAGGAGTTAGTCAGACTGAGTAATGATAGAATGGCCAGGGCAAGAGTCAGACATAATAATGCTCTGGAAAAAGAAATACTTAGTCAT gACTATGATAAGATGATGATGGATCTTAGTGATTTACAGAGAGCAGACAGAGAAAGGAGATTACACGTTGTTGCAAACATTCCA AAACAAGTTTTTGAGCCACCTCACAAAAGGGTAGAAGACAGAGAAGACCACCAgagaaatttagaaacagcatttGAAGACATGTACATGGCTCAAACAG aTTACGTAGGTGATTTAAGTCTAGCATTAGACCCACACCCACCTCCAGAGACGCCTTCTGCCACAGAATCATTAGAGGTATCCATGATGACTGAAGGAACACCTGTCCAGGAACCTACATTACCCAGAATTCCACCTGTTCTTAAAGATATGACTAATATACCAAGAACACAGGGAGAAAAGTCACCAGTAAAGAAACCAG AAAAAGTGTTAAAGAAGTTAATGGATAAAATAAAATCCCAAAGAGATGAATGGATATCTAAATCTAATGTTGATCTGGATATTCCTGATGATACCACAATTAAG GTACAAGAACCTGGTAGGAATGAGTTTACAACATCTAGACATGTTCCTGGTACTCAGACAGATGAGGTTCCTACCAAGCTTAGTGCTCCTGAAGGTACAGCTGACATATCTGTTGACTCAGTATTAGAACAACAGAAAGAGTTAGA TCCGATATTAAATCTGATGGCGTATGGTACTAATATGAT aaacCAAAAACGAGTGTTAGAGGAAAAATTGAAAGCTCTAGAAGGGGAGCATGCTGCATACAAACAAACAGCCCAATCTAGATTATCTCATAATGAAGGGTATCCTCCCATACATACCCAGCTTATGAATGGACATGCTGTACCTAGAGAACAGATGTCCTCTGGATATTCTTGGTCTGTACCACAAAGTATGCATCAACCTCCATTGTCAACTGGTTCCATCACAGCAAAACCATATTTGACAACAGCTGGTGCATCCCAGCCACAAATCCAAAAACAGTACATGCCAGTGCCACAAGTTCAACAACAGTACATGCCAGTGCAGCATACTGACAGAATCGGTATGACAGTATCAGAACAACCATATCCCTTACCAGTTACTCTGTTGCCAAGGGAACCAGTTGTAGCATCATTACCAAAGCAGTACATTCCTTTATCTCATCGACAACAGGGGGACATGCCCCAACTGTCAACAGTAAATGTGAGTAGTAGGATGCAGCCTCCAACCTACACCTCAGCACTCTCACAGATCCAGACCCAGCATGAAGCTGGAAGTTATGGAGTGAGACAGCCAGCAGTCCAATCACAGCAACAATATGTTCCTCCCAGTGTAGCACCAGTTTCTGTGTTTAGTCGTGAGTCTGTTCATCATCATCCTTCATTGTCAATGAGTTCATTATCTGGGTCATCTGGAGATTATTATCCACAGACTTTTCCTACTCCATCTCTTCCCATTCCATCCACGGTTGGTCTGATACCAGTAACATCCTATGCTGCTCAACAAGACCAAACTAAAAAGATTAAAGATTATCAACAATATTTACTACAACGTCATGAACAAAGTAAAAAGGTGCTGGCTGATACTAGAgctgaaattgaaaaaagacgACAGGAGTTACTTCATAGGTTTCCACAATTAGCTGGTCAATCTCCTGAAACCAACAAAGGAGATGAACAACTCCCAGTAGTAGATAGTCGAGCAAATATTCCTCCACCTCCCCCTTCTGAGGTAATCCAGACAAATACACAAACAACAGAACTATCACCAAGTAAGACAGCTATATCATCACTCGTGACACAACTGGCTTCAGATCCATACTATGCACAAAGATTGGGACTTGAGAAAGAGAAAAACAGTAAAGCAGAAGTTAGTCAGACTAATAATAAATATAGAGATGTAAGAAAGTCTCTTCCTTTTGATGAATCTCTTCAGGAATCACCTTACACTCAAGTTCATGATTCAGGGGGTAAATTTAGACAGACAGAATTCGACTCTACAATGGAATCAGATGATAGAAGAGATTTAGATGATACAGTAATGTCATCATCTACAGACAGAGGGAGCCCTAAATTACCAATGAACGGAAGACGATCAGCCCAGTCAACCGAATCAGATATGGATACATCAGGTCAGAGTACAGGAAAAgatcaaaatgaaatatatgataaCAGACAACAGGAATTAAAGAAACAATTAGAAGAAATACAGAAACAGAAAGAGGCCATATTACAGAGGCATGATATGGCACATCTTAGACTTCATGCTGAACAGGAGAGACTTAAATACCAGATGGCAGAGGAGGAGAAAAGATTGACTCCTGATATCACTTCAGAAG atTCAACAACAGAGGTAGACACTGATGAGGAAAGGAGAGGAGAAATATTGACAACTAAGCACCTGAGAGGTCCACCACagaaacaaaagttaaatcttCTTGGTGAACATAGACCCCATGAGCTTAGTACCATACAG GAGGTAGATACTCCCAGGAGTGCACAGAGATCTTTAGAATCTGGGAAGCCAAGCCTTTCATCCAGTGGCAGTTCATTGTCCAGAAGATCACTGGATTCCTACCAGATGTCTACAGGAACCATCCCAGAGGAGAAGGAACCACAGGAACAGTTTGTCACACCCACTTATCGTAGGACGGCAGGAGAGACTGGCTACCAAACTCAGCAAATCGAACAGATACTGGAAAGAGCTAGAGAGTTTGACCCTAGTGTTGTAGAACGACTGAAGCAACAAACCAATGATATTTTTGCCAATATTGCTACACCCCCACAGAAAGGAGGCACCCCAGGGAGTAACTTGTCATTATCCATGGGATCACTAACTCCTGATTCTTTATCAACAG GTCCCATCAGTGACAGTAATGTATCTACGCAGTATAACTCTCCTTCAGATGCCCCAGCTTTTAAGATTGTCAATCAAAAAGGAAAAGACAATAGCCGTAGTGACAGCTCATACCGTAGCGGAATGTCATGGGCTGATGAATTATCAAGCTACAGTGGACAATATCATTCCATGAAGATGGATGACAGTAGTAAAACATCAGCAGATTCTAGACTGGAACCAAGTTCTAGGGTGCTTAATTCTTCTAGTCAGGAAAAACTAAACCTTCAAGCAATGGATGATAAAAGACCAAGTAAAAGTCAAGCTGACAGGAAATATGATGTATTTCATATGAAACTAGAACATCCAAGTATAGAAAAACCAGGCAGCCAATTCATCTTTAAGCATGCGGATGAAAGTATTTCTTCTGATTCTACCAGTAGGTTAAATATACAAGAACTGTCAGAAATAACTCCTTTAGAGAGATCAAATAAACAAGGTGAACTTTCTCAGTATCCATTACTTGACAAATCTGGACAGATGGAACAGTCATCTAGTGATGATCGTTCTAGGGGATATACTTCTAGTTCTGCAGTTAATGAATCATCTGCTAGAGAATCACCATTGGGAGGTGCTGAAGACAATGTGGAAGACAGCAAACTTCTGAGAACTGGCGAAAGCTTAGCATCAACTGCTACATCTGCTAGTAGCTACATGGATCTAGATGCTGTGAGTGGAATAAATAGACCTTTTGATTTCATTGGTCAGTTTAAATTAACTGGAAGAGATCAGTCTGTGCCTAACTCAAGTGATGATTTAATAGATCTGGATTCGAGCAAATATACAGAAAAAGGTGGTTTTACCAGCACACCATACACAACAGATGATAAGATCTCATCACAGCTATTGTCAGAACCATCTCAGTATGATTTGACTCCAGGGGACATCCAAGTAAGAAGTGGAGCTATTCCTCAACAATCTTTTGGCTTAAGTTCAAACCAAACTCCTGCATTTGTTTCAAGAAGGGGTGATTTTGGATCTGATTTCTCTGACCAGGGGTCTGGTGAAAAGAAAGTTGGTGCAACGTTAAGTCAGTATAGTTTAAAATCTGAAACACCAGGAGTTACTCTGATTGGTAAAGAACTAAGTCAGTACACCATTGGGTCAGAAAATGTGTCACCACTTAGTCAATATAGTATTGAAACCACAGAAAATATTTCCCCTGACCCAGCAATTAAATCTTTATCCCAGTATAGTTTGGAACCTTCTGCTAGCCATGACATCAAAGATGATTCCTCACTGAGTCAACATAGTCTTGATCCGTCAAGGCAAATATCTGGCTTCGGTTTatcaaagggagacaaatccaTGACACAATACAGCTATAGCACTGATTTAACTGCAGAGACAACTCAGTCTTCAGGGCGGGATCATGTTGATGGACATTTAAGTCAATATTCGCTCCAAACAAATGAAAAGTCTTTAACCCATGGACAGCTAAGTGACTCAGATTTAATGCATACTTCAAAAATGCCTTCTACAGATAATTTGTCTCTTAGTCAGCATGCTTTAGATTCTACAAATGATGACAATGACAGCATTGTAGagaaaaaatttgcaaatttagacaatttaataCGGGAATCACGAGATCTCATTGCAAAACATAAGAAGTTAATTACAAAAAACAAAGATTGGGAAGAACAATCAACAGAATCTACACCTGAGAGGAAAAATGAGAATCAGAATAGTAACAATAACAATTTGATTGAAATGATGGGCCTAAGATTAGAGCCGCAAGTGATATCAACAAAGCTAGATACATCAGAGTCCAGTTTTAATGTGACAGATGATGTCAGTCCAATGATGATCACAGCTTCTAGTGCTGATATGACACAGGACCACTTCAAGACAGCTGATTCTCTCTCTATGGATAATAGTGTAGGACACAAGTATGGAGATTCAGCTCTTTCACGGTTGTCACAG CTTGACACTACAGCAGGTATTTCTGATGAACCAGACTTGACATTGGTAACGGAAAGTTCTGAAGTCAGCATAAATCAAGAAGGACAACTCACTCATCGATCAGAGTGTAGCAATAATGATGATTCAGTATGGTCATTTGAACAACATGAGCAAAGCGCCAGAAGTTCTCCAGACATAACAGAGAATGATTTTCCTGATTTAG GGGAAGAAGAGGACCACTCAGGCCTAGCTGGTCAGACATTACAAGAATCATTTGATAGAAGACAGCAGTCAATGTCTTCAGTGAAACGAGATGCAGGAGAAGATGTTGTGTTTAGAGCTGTTCCTGTTGTAGTCAGTCCAACGTTATCATTCTCTATGAAGTTAAATTCTGATATAAAACCAAAGGCACCTTTAACATGGGCATCAGAATTAAAAGGGGAACAAGAATTACCTGTTTTGGCAGCTGGTGCAAAGCCTAGTTTTAAGCTTGCTGATCCAAAGCATGTAACTAAGAAAGATTCAGATAATAAGAAATTTGAGAAACCAGTAACAGCAGTATCAAAGTCAAAGTCAGCAGGAAATTTGAATCGAGCTCTTCAGCCTAGAAGTGCTGGATCCATCCCATCAATTTCAACATCTAGTAGTGATGAGAAATCCCTAGGACATTCTAAATCTGCTGGTATTATTAGTCTTGGAGATTTCTTAAAAAGGCAACTTTCAAATGAAGATGACAATACAGCAAAATCTGAATCATTTTCTCAAAAAAATAACTCTGCTTTGGTAACAACAAAGAATAAACCAGGACCTAGCATCAATACTAAACCAGCTTCTGTGAGTAAACCTTCTCCGTCTTTCTATGGAAAGGCAAAGGAGTCATCAAAAGGGTCATCTTATAGCATAGGAAAGAAGGCAGAAACAGGAACAAGTTCAAGTGGGAAACCAGGAATATATGGGAAATCTCAGGGAGGGAAACCAGCAGGAAATTCTCATATGTCCAAAACATTGTCTTCATGGAAGAAAAGCAGAGCAGTTAAATCATCAG GGCCTCCTCCACCACCCAAACAATCTTCTCATTTTCCCAATGGAGTTACAGAATTCCCTAAACCAAGTTCTAGAAGTGAAGAAGATGAGGCTTATGAACGTCGTATGAG GGCATACAACCCTCGATTGTTTAGATTACAAAATAGACTGGGTATAGAGGAACCTGAGGAAACACCAAGTGAGGagaaaaaaaagagtccaaagagtCGAGAGACTACAGAGGAGAAACAAAAAAGGGCTGCAGCCAGTAGAGATAAAGTCAAAGAATTCCAAAAG GTCAGTGAATAA